Proteins from a genomic interval of Anatilimnocola floriformis:
- a CDS encoding SGNH/GDSL hydrolase family protein — MLCRIWSVFFTLAAISIAHAAEPAVPLKLKENDVWVMAGDSITAQRQHSNYIEAFFRTRYPELKLQFRNSGVGGHTMQSTSARFDYDIAAFKPTIVSIELGMNDVGAGDDPKKYIEGAVKLIGQVRSAGATPVLITSSPVNDGSKMESWKGDRCRRIHPYSEALKQLATDEKLTYVDQYHPLLALWANNKDESNKDKIGLIGDPVHPGPVGQYTMAATIITGLDVNREVSSATLQADGKVVETKGCMITATKAADGGLTFTRQDEKLPWPIPAQSRAALKLMPEIADLSRYLLTVTGLAAGDYTISIGGKDAAKVTAEELARGVNMATFENGAIAERGAKIVEQINKLQGGLNNNFRGASKAKDETKLAEAQKEIAATEAELTKLVQPEAVEIAIKPVK; from the coding sequence ATGCTTTGCCGTATCTGGTCCGTATTCTTCACGCTGGCCGCTATCTCCATCGCGCACGCCGCCGAACCCGCCGTGCCCCTCAAGCTCAAAGAGAACGACGTGTGGGTGATGGCTGGCGACAGCATCACTGCCCAGCGGCAACACTCGAATTACATCGAAGCCTTCTTTCGCACTCGCTATCCCGAGCTGAAGTTGCAATTCCGCAATTCGGGCGTCGGCGGCCACACGATGCAAAGCACGTCGGCCCGGTTTGATTACGACATCGCCGCCTTCAAGCCGACAATCGTCAGCATCGAGCTCGGCATGAACGACGTCGGTGCCGGTGACGACCCGAAGAAGTACATCGAAGGCGCCGTGAAACTGATCGGCCAAGTGCGCTCGGCCGGCGCAACGCCCGTGCTCATCACATCGAGCCCGGTCAACGACGGCAGTAAAATGGAAAGCTGGAAGGGCGATCGCTGCCGCCGCATTCATCCTTACTCGGAGGCTTTGAAGCAACTCGCCACCGATGAGAAGCTGACCTACGTCGATCAATATCATCCGCTCCTCGCCCTATGGGCCAATAACAAAGATGAATCCAACAAGGACAAGATCGGCCTGATCGGCGATCCGGTGCATCCGGGCCCAGTCGGTCAATACACGATGGCGGCCACCATCATCACGGGCCTCGACGTCAACCGCGAAGTCAGCTCGGCCACCCTGCAAGCCGATGGCAAGGTCGTCGAAACGAAGGGCTGCATGATCACCGCGACCAAGGCCGCCGATGGCGGTTTGACCTTCACGCGGCAGGACGAAAAGTTGCCCTGGCCGATCCCAGCTCAAAGCCGCGCCGCGCTGAAGCTCATGCCCGAGATCGCCGACCTGTCGCGCTACCTGCTCACCGTCACCGGCCTGGCCGCGGGCGATTACACCATCTCCATCGGCGGCAAAGACGCAGCCAAGGTCACCGCCGAAGAACTGGCCCGCGGTGTGAACATGGCCACCTTCGAAAACGGCGCGATCGCCGAACGCGGCGCCAAGATCGTCGAGCAGATCAACAAGCTGCAAGGCGGCCTGAACAACAACTTCCGCGGCGCCAGCAAAGCCAAAGACGAAACCAAACTCGCCGAAGCCCAAAAGGAAATCGCGGCCACCGAAGCCGAACTCACGAAGCTCGTTCAGCCCGAAGCGGTCGAGATCGCCATCAAGCCGGTGAAGTAG
- a CDS encoding DUF4928 family protein, producing the protein MSPKRERPISADPILLPALACSHLGAFVTLILGSTETLSAGGRVARALVDAKLRLRFPSHMVTRCEKRGSQTFTEFTVGSLRVIVAIPLSDEAFNSAGAFAKNERQVFFVVPADDVEYAHHRIKKMRCRLEWVRVKSVDDFVTDYMHGVATDLSLTPAQFCLKFIAEYNRRIAADGDPSLQVLLPAIE; encoded by the coding sequence ATGTCGCCGAAGCGAGAACGCCCTATTTCTGCGGATCCCATTCTGTTGCCAGCTCTCGCATGCTCGCACTTAGGCGCCTTCGTGACGCTAATTCTCGGTTCCACCGAAACGCTCTCGGCGGGTGGACGTGTTGCACGAGCACTTGTAGATGCCAAACTGCGCCTTCGCTTTCCCAGCCACATGGTCACGAGGTGCGAAAAGCGAGGTTCACAGACGTTTACGGAATTCACGGTCGGAAGCCTGCGCGTAATCGTCGCGATACCTTTGTCTGACGAGGCCTTCAACTCCGCTGGAGCCTTTGCAAAAAATGAGCGACAAGTATTTTTCGTCGTCCCAGCAGATGACGTAGAGTATGCACACCACCGAATCAAGAAAATGCGATGTCGGCTTGAGTGGGTCCGGGTGAAATCGGTCGATGACTTTGTCACAGACTACATGCACGGTGTTGCAACGGATTTGAGTTTGACTCCTGCACAATTCTGCCTCAAATTTATCGCGGAGTACAATCGGCGAATTGCCGCTGATGGTGATCCTTCGCTGCAAGTACTCCTGCCGGCAATTGAGTAG
- the purE gene encoding 5-(carboxyamino)imidazole ribonucleotide mutase: MNTQQPLVGVIMGSKSDWETMRHAAEMLTQFGVAHECRVVSAHRTPQWMCEYAASAEERGLAVIIAGAGGAAHLPGMVASQTVLPVLGVPVQSRALSGLDSLLSIVQMPGGIPVGTLAIGEAGAKNAGLLAVRILAVQDAALRKKLQEFTDEQAAKVMKDTLPPV; this comes from the coding sequence ATGAATACACAACAACCGCTGGTCGGCGTGATCATGGGCAGCAAGTCCGATTGGGAGACGATGCGTCATGCCGCCGAAATGTTGACTCAGTTTGGCGTGGCTCACGAATGTCGCGTGGTCTCGGCCCATCGCACGCCGCAGTGGATGTGCGAATATGCCGCCTCGGCTGAAGAGCGCGGCCTGGCCGTCATCATCGCCGGAGCCGGCGGCGCCGCGCACTTGCCGGGCATGGTCGCTTCGCAAACGGTGCTCCCTGTGCTCGGCGTGCCGGTGCAAAGTCGCGCTCTCTCGGGACTCGATTCGCTCCTTTCCATCGTGCAAATGCCCGGCGGCATTCCGGTCGGCACGCTCGCCATCGGCGAAGCCGGTGCCAAAAACGCCGGTCTGCTCGCCGTCCGCATTCTCGCCGTGCAAGACGCCGCGCTCCGCAAAAAGCTGCAGGAGTTCACCGACGAACAAGCGGCGAAGGTGATGAAGGATACGCTGCCACCGGTGTAG
- a CDS encoding very short patch repair endonuclease: MSPSERSRIMAAVKSTDTSPELVVRRLIHAMGYRYRLHVKSLPGTPDLVLRRLGKVVIVNGCFWHGHSCGRCRIPATNRDYWVAKIERN, encoded by the coding sequence ATATCGCCCTCTGAGCGCTCGCGAATTATGGCAGCGGTGAAGTCGACCGACACTTCGCCGGAGTTGGTGGTGCGGCGGTTGATTCATGCGATGGGATATCGCTACCGGTTGCATGTAAAGTCGTTGCCAGGGACACCAGATTTGGTGCTCCGCCGACTGGGCAAGGTTGTCATTGTGAACGGCTGCTTTTGGCATGGCCATTCATGCGGTAGGTGCCGCATACCCGCAACCAATCGCGACTACTGGGTGGCCAAGATCGAGCGCAATTAA
- a CDS encoding helix-turn-helix domain-containing protein, whose amino-acid sequence MQKSTHTNDYRKLRAALVEVRTAAGLTQRELATILRVQPSWVAKVETGERRIDVLEFCWYVRACNGDPAATIAEFSATKGAKGNRAS is encoded by the coding sequence ATGCAAAAGTCGACTCATACGAACGATTATCGAAAACTGCGGGCCGCACTCGTTGAGGTGCGCACAGCGGCAGGGCTTACTCAGCGAGAACTAGCGACCATTTTGCGAGTCCAACCCAGTTGGGTCGCAAAAGTCGAAACGGGAGAGAGGCGAATCGATGTGCTGGAGTTTTGTTGGTACGTGAGGGCATGTAACGGAGATCCTGCAGCCACGATAGCAGAGTTCTCAGCGACGAAAGGCGCGAAAGGAAATCGCGCGTCATGA
- a CDS encoding VWA domain-containing protein, which yields MHWLQLSFDRPWWLLLLLLLPVIWRIGWQSLSGLGRYRFWLALGLRSALLILFVFALAEIQIVRISQRIVALFLIDQSTSVATAERSAAFAYANSAVAKHRNTIVEDAAGVIVFGASAHIEQAPTAVGDLVRQRESEVDDSRTNLAAALRLAKASFPAESAKRVIILSDGNQNTGDALLEASDLAAAGIGIDVAPLAHGPHGDVVIERVTAPAGARIGTTFDVQVLVDYRLPPPNEFRPAAAETVGGKLVILRKSSGHTHLIAEEQVKLRPGKQLFQFRQQLTEAAFYSYEAKFQPDDVKADHYSQNNTATAFTHLQGRGRVLLIVDSENPAAFDGLASLLRKDELEVTIQPTSALFQSLAELQNYDCVVLGNVARTTGNQAEELVQFTDEQVNMLVKNVEQLGAGMVMIGGPDSFGAGGWQNTELEKALPVDLQVSNSKVAAVGALMLIIDKSGSMAGEKLEMSKGAAIAAAGMLGPHDSIGVIAFDDGHEEVIPLQKLGGNAHRIKERIKRLGPGGGTNMESALKRGYEQLRSSKAAVKHMIILTDGQTTGSGYAQQSATMRSRHQITTTTVAVGTDAAKGLLQDIAIRGDGKFYQATNPKVLPKIFMRETRRVVRPLVYENESGLQLQRSHDHEILAGVSTELPPITGYVLTTLKANPLVEAPLLASAPGAPNNTVLATWTYGLGRTVAFTSDTGQRWATSWNNWADRDKLFVQMVRWSMRPLLDQGNFTVNSQVRDGELEVNVQAITSAGDFVNNLTMIGGLTNADATAVETTASGDAELRFEQTGPGKYRARVPIAQAGTYLLGIQPGPGLGVLRTGINVPPSAEYRETTTNEALLASLAQLKPAGGKAGELIRLPDDPDTWRKFAGPNLFRRDLQPGRGLTAIWPTVVLIGACLFFFDIFNRRVQIPWDYFADVWTRLTRREAAVAVAHPLDRLQATKRQVREQTTSNRHWTPPQLDDEAPAEVRTVASEGISTPQPKIAETKPITPQADEEQYSDRLLKKLREVRARDRDKK from the coding sequence ATGCACTGGTTGCAACTTTCGTTCGATCGTCCCTGGTGGTTGTTGCTGCTATTGCTGTTGCCGGTCATCTGGCGGATTGGCTGGCAAAGTTTGTCCGGCCTCGGGCGATATCGTTTTTGGCTAGCCCTCGGCTTGCGATCGGCGTTGCTCATTCTGTTTGTCTTTGCGCTGGCCGAAATTCAGATCGTCCGCATTTCGCAGCGGATTGTGGCGCTGTTCCTCATCGATCAATCGACGAGCGTCGCCACCGCTGAACGGAGCGCGGCTTTTGCGTACGCGAACTCCGCTGTCGCGAAGCATCGCAACACCATCGTCGAAGACGCCGCCGGCGTGATCGTGTTCGGCGCGAGCGCCCATATCGAACAAGCCCCCACCGCCGTCGGCGACTTGGTCCGGCAGCGAGAAAGCGAAGTCGACGACAGTCGCACCAATCTGGCCGCGGCGCTTCGTTTGGCCAAGGCTTCGTTCCCCGCCGAATCGGCAAAGCGGGTAATCATTCTCAGCGATGGCAATCAAAACACCGGCGATGCGCTGCTGGAAGCGAGCGACCTGGCTGCGGCCGGCATCGGCATCGACGTGGCTCCGCTCGCGCATGGCCCGCATGGCGATGTGGTGATCGAGCGCGTCACCGCGCCGGCCGGTGCGCGCATCGGCACCACGTTCGACGTGCAGGTGCTCGTCGACTACCGCCTGCCGCCGCCGAACGAATTTCGCCCGGCAGCAGCCGAAACCGTCGGCGGCAAACTGGTGATCCTTCGCAAATCATCGGGGCACACGCACCTGATCGCGGAGGAGCAAGTCAAACTCCGTCCCGGTAAGCAGCTGTTTCAATTTCGCCAGCAACTGACCGAAGCCGCGTTCTACAGCTACGAAGCGAAGTTTCAGCCCGACGATGTGAAGGCCGACCATTACTCGCAGAACAACACCGCGACGGCCTTCACGCATCTGCAGGGTCGCGGTCGCGTGCTGCTGATTGTCGACTCCGAAAATCCCGCGGCCTTCGATGGCTTGGCTTCGTTGCTGCGGAAGGATGAACTCGAAGTAACCATCCAGCCAACGAGCGCTCTTTTTCAAAGCCTGGCCGAGCTGCAGAACTACGACTGTGTGGTGCTGGGCAATGTCGCGCGGACCACCGGCAATCAGGCCGAAGAGCTGGTGCAATTCACCGACGAGCAAGTGAACATGCTGGTGAAAAACGTCGAGCAACTCGGTGCAGGCATGGTGATGATCGGCGGCCCCGATAGCTTCGGCGCCGGCGGCTGGCAAAACACCGAGCTCGAAAAAGCCCTGCCGGTCGATCTGCAAGTGAGCAACTCCAAGGTTGCCGCTGTGGGCGCGTTGATGCTCATCATCGACAAGTCGGGCTCGATGGCGGGCGAAAAATTGGAGATGAGCAAAGGGGCCGCGATCGCCGCGGCCGGCATGCTCGGTCCGCATGATTCGATCGGCGTGATCGCTTTTGACGACGGCCACGAGGAAGTCATTCCGCTGCAAAAGCTTGGCGGCAACGCCCACCGCATCAAGGAACGAATCAAGCGGCTCGGGCCCGGCGGTGGCACCAACATGGAGTCGGCACTCAAACGCGGCTATGAACAACTCCGCAGTTCCAAGGCGGCGGTGAAGCACATGATCATCCTCACCGATGGGCAGACGACCGGCAGTGGCTACGCCCAGCAATCGGCCACGATGCGCAGTCGCCATCAGATCACCACCACCACGGTCGCCGTCGGCACCGATGCAGCCAAGGGTTTGCTGCAAGACATCGCGATTCGTGGCGACGGCAAGTTTTATCAAGCGACCAATCCCAAGGTGCTGCCGAAGATCTTCATGCGCGAGACGCGCCGCGTGGTGCGGCCGCTGGTGTATGAAAACGAAAGCGGCCTGCAGCTGCAGCGGTCGCACGATCATGAAATCCTCGCCGGAGTGTCGACTGAGCTGCCGCCGATCACCGGTTATGTGCTGACCACGCTGAAAGCCAACCCGCTGGTCGAAGCGCCGCTCCTCGCATCCGCGCCAGGCGCGCCGAATAACACCGTGCTCGCGACATGGACCTATGGCCTCGGCCGAACGGTGGCGTTCACCTCGGATACGGGGCAGCGGTGGGCGACCTCGTGGAACAATTGGGCCGATCGCGACAAGCTGTTTGTGCAAATGGTTCGCTGGTCGATGCGGCCGTTGCTCGATCAAGGCAACTTCACCGTCAACTCGCAAGTTCGCGACGGCGAGCTAGAGGTGAACGTGCAAGCCATCACCTCGGCGGGCGATTTCGTCAATAACCTGACGATGATCGGTGGCCTGACAAACGCCGATGCCACCGCAGTCGAAACCACCGCCAGCGGCGATGCCGAACTCCGCTTCGAACAAACCGGCCCGGGAAAATACCGAGCCCGCGTGCCGATCGCGCAGGCTGGCACTTATCTCCTCGGCATTCAACCGGGCCCCGGCCTGGGTGTACTCCGCACCGGCATCAACGTGCCGCCGTCGGCAGAGTATCGTGAAACAACGACCAATGAAGCACTCCTCGCTTCGCTGGCTCAGTTGAAGCCCGCCGGCGGTAAAGCGGGCGAACTCATCCGCTTGCCGGATGATCCAGACACTTGGCGGAAGTTCGCGGGACCGAATCTGTTCCGCCGCGATCTGCAACCGGGCCGCGGCTTGACCGCCATCTGGCCGACAGTCGTGCTGATCGGCGCGTGCCTGTTCTTCTTCGATATCTTCAACCGCCGCGTGCAGATTCCCTGGGATTACTTCGCCGATGTTTGGACGCGCTTAACTCGCCGCGAAGCAGCAGTCGCCGTGGCTCATCCGCTCGATCGATTACAAGCAACGAAGCGACAAGTGCGAGAGCAAACCACTTCCAACCGGCATTGGACTCCGCCGCAACTCGATGACGAAGCGCCCGCCGAAGTTCGCACCGTTGCGAGCGAAGGTATATCTACACCGCAGCCAAAAATTGCCGAGACTAAGCCCATCACGCCTCAAGCCGACGAAGAACAATACTCCGATCGGCTGCTGAAGAAACTGCGTGAAGTACGGGCGCGAGATCGCGATAAGAAGTAG
- a CDS encoding tetratricopeptide repeat protein, whose product MSTRIWIAALILLGSIRLAHGQADLPEKKVSGPKPDAAAIQKAVVELGHEEFATREAASKLLWLAGNNAEAVLRKAVTSNDPEVKMRARLILEKFELGLTPDMPPEFETLLAQFRSGDLDSKQNTLRVLVDKKQVKLAMQLARSHNVDIERDTLLMSTARQAQRYVPEMLVREEYSEAESILEQVDITSDSTLERLTAVLLITGRLPERLEAAEKLYKRSPNPALAKRVIYYRRAAGDLAGAAELAGQQQLGFYQRAILLEKGDWAAAAGVQDGLAKDRMPPAELTAYSATLQFFAGNQGVADAKLLELRDLARRQPGDYWFAAEAHLACEQIEEATELLSESIPAAASYYDFLRMKYARSQKLAGITLDTKFDKSWYEKLPAGGLVVTQSLVPRFNYARDLARQLYLLGERERAKEIVAIVRSEGDPNGNHWPALIDASVQSGNRAQALIDLESALRPSVNSTSVLRMVYEKDAALVDGLHLKFTADGVQKPDYLPLLEQLFGPRGYTEDERKELVKKFAPLFDPWQGATDFRLHMRAAEVYLRLDERELARTWLERAEPHTTDASVRLGDLAREDQDWKAAEKWYRKALERLPGLPLPRYLLGQTLIDAGQREEGEKEQRRASLAALSPVTRYAFAQQLKERRFNTAAAEQAQIIIRTANPTVQQPTLAAGHLRANLTSIETPAASADAWQRWLLSMLWGSQNYSLFDHYLTDPELIHRCRAQAHLAAGKPDAAIAELRRVLNIMPGNVRMIEEFVPQLEKADRKEVAAELFQEVAQRYEQTIRDYPLTSYHRRELALMLARCNRRLDEALQLAKDAMKLEPNDAEYHDALAEIYFVRGDRAAAIESGERAIRLEKQNVELKQRLQKWKKK is encoded by the coding sequence ATGTCGACACGAATCTGGATAGCAGCCCTCATCTTGCTCGGCAGCATTCGTTTGGCTCACGGCCAGGCCGATCTGCCGGAGAAGAAAGTCAGCGGCCCCAAGCCCGATGCGGCTGCCATTCAAAAGGCAGTGGTGGAGCTCGGTCACGAAGAGTTCGCCACGCGTGAAGCCGCTTCGAAGCTCCTCTGGCTGGCCGGCAACAACGCCGAAGCAGTGCTTCGAAAAGCGGTGACGAGCAACGATCCCGAAGTGAAGATGCGGGCGCGGTTGATTCTCGAAAAATTCGAGCTCGGCCTGACTCCCGACATGCCACCGGAATTCGAAACGCTGCTGGCGCAATTTCGCAGCGGCGACCTCGATTCCAAGCAGAACACCTTGCGGGTCTTGGTCGACAAAAAGCAAGTCAAACTGGCGATGCAGTTGGCCCGTTCGCATAACGTGGATATTGAACGCGATACGCTGCTGATGAGCACTGCCCGTCAGGCCCAGCGGTATGTGCCCGAGATGCTCGTCCGCGAGGAGTATAGCGAAGCCGAAAGTATTCTCGAGCAGGTCGACATCACCTCCGATTCCACGCTTGAGCGGCTGACCGCCGTGCTGCTCATCACCGGCCGTTTGCCCGAACGACTCGAAGCCGCCGAGAAGCTCTACAAGCGTTCGCCGAATCCTGCGCTCGCCAAACGAGTCATTTACTACCGTCGCGCCGCCGGCGATCTTGCGGGCGCCGCCGAGCTGGCGGGTCAACAACAGCTGGGCTTTTATCAGCGAGCCATTCTGTTGGAAAAAGGAGACTGGGCCGCTGCTGCCGGTGTGCAAGATGGCTTGGCCAAGGATCGCATGCCGCCGGCTGAGCTCACGGCGTATTCGGCCACGCTGCAGTTCTTTGCGGGCAATCAAGGAGTGGCCGATGCAAAACTGCTAGAGCTGCGCGATCTCGCGCGACGGCAACCCGGCGACTATTGGTTCGCCGCCGAAGCTCATCTGGCTTGCGAACAAATCGAGGAAGCCACCGAACTCCTCTCCGAAAGCATTCCCGCCGCGGCCTCGTACTACGACTTTCTGCGAATGAAGTATGCTCGTTCGCAGAAGCTGGCCGGCATCACGCTCGATACCAAGTTCGACAAATCCTGGTACGAGAAGCTCCCTGCCGGCGGACTCGTGGTCACGCAGTCACTCGTGCCACGGTTTAATTACGCCCGCGATCTCGCCCGGCAACTCTATTTGCTCGGTGAGCGCGAGCGGGCGAAAGAGATCGTCGCCATCGTTCGCAGCGAAGGAGATCCGAACGGCAATCACTGGCCGGCGCTCATCGATGCCTCTGTGCAAAGCGGCAATCGCGCGCAAGCGCTCATCGATCTTGAATCGGCCCTCCGTCCCAGCGTCAACTCCACGTCCGTCCTGCGGATGGTCTATGAAAAAGACGCGGCGCTGGTCGATGGGCTCCATCTGAAATTCACCGCCGATGGTGTGCAAAAGCCCGACTATCTGCCGCTGCTGGAACAGCTCTTTGGCCCGCGTGGTTACACCGAGGACGAACGAAAGGAGCTGGTCAAAAAATTCGCGCCCCTCTTCGATCCATGGCAAGGAGCGACGGATTTCCGCCTGCATATGCGAGCCGCCGAAGTTTATCTGCGGCTCGACGAACGCGAACTGGCCCGCACTTGGCTCGAACGCGCGGAGCCACACACCACCGACGCTTCGGTCCGCCTCGGCGATCTGGCCCGTGAAGATCAGGACTGGAAGGCCGCCGAAAAATGGTATCGCAAAGCGCTCGAGCGATTGCCCGGCTTGCCGTTGCCGCGCTATCTGCTCGGCCAAACGTTGATCGATGCCGGACAGCGCGAGGAAGGCGAAAAGGAGCAACGGCGGGCTTCGCTCGCGGCGCTGTCGCCGGTTACGCGCTACGCGTTCGCCCAGCAATTGAAGGAGCGACGCTTCAATACCGCCGCGGCTGAACAAGCGCAGATCATCATCCGCACCGCAAACCCGACCGTGCAGCAACCGACGTTGGCCGCGGGGCATCTGCGGGCCAATCTCACGTCGATCGAAACGCCTGCCGCATCGGCCGATGCGTGGCAACGGTGGCTCCTCAGCATGCTGTGGGGCTCGCAAAACTACAGCCTGTTCGATCACTATTTGACCGATCCAGAGTTGATCCATCGTTGCCGCGCTCAGGCCCACCTCGCGGCAGGCAAACCTGACGCAGCCATTGCGGAACTGCGGCGCGTGCTGAACATCATGCCGGGCAACGTGCGAATGATCGAAGAGTTTGTGCCGCAACTCGAAAAGGCCGATCGCAAAGAAGTCGCCGCGGAACTCTTCCAGGAAGTGGCGCAGCGTTACGAACAAACGATTCGCGACTACCCCCTAACTTCGTACCATCGCCGCGAGCTCGCCTTGATGCTCGCGCGCTGCAACCGCCGGCTCGATGAAGCGCTGCAGCTCGCCAAGGACGCGATGAAACTCGAACCGAACGACGCGGAATATCACGACGCGCTCGCCGAGATCTACTTCGTCCGCGGCGACCGAGCGGCTGCCATCGAGTCGGGAGAGCGAGCGATTCGGCTAGAGAAACAAAATGTCGAGCTGAAGCAGCGGTTGCAGAAGTGGAAGAAGAAGTAG
- a CDS encoding YgaP family membrane protein, whose amino-acid sequence MSTSSIFPSTVDRVPANTADEYNQRIQQQTEERVAQLARQGRAAIDQRLEELDEEWDVERRLETNAACAVVVGSALSVLVDRRFILLPIAVGGFLLQHALQGWCPPLPVFRALGVRTQSEIDEERYALKALRGDFVSTNGSQPGNRSPQQALAAARR is encoded by the coding sequence ATGTCTACGTCTTCCATTTTTCCCAGTACGGTTGATCGCGTACCTGCCAACACGGCGGACGAATACAACCAGCGGATTCAGCAGCAAACCGAAGAGCGCGTCGCTCAGCTAGCTCGCCAAGGGCGGGCTGCGATCGACCAGCGGCTTGAGGAACTCGATGAAGAATGGGACGTCGAACGGCGGTTGGAAACCAACGCGGCTTGCGCGGTGGTCGTCGGTTCAGCGCTCAGCGTTCTGGTCGATCGGCGGTTCATTTTGTTGCCGATCGCAGTCGGTGGATTTCTGCTGCAGCACGCACTGCAAGGTTGGTGTCCACCACTGCCGGTGTTCCGGGCTTTGGGTGTGCGAACGCAATCCGAGATCGATGAAGAACGCTACGCGCTGAAAGCGCTCCGCGGCGATTTTGTTTCGACTAACGGCAGTCAGCCTGGCAATCGTTCGCCGCAACAAGCGCTGGCGGCAGCGCGGCGATAG
- a CDS encoding HNH endonuclease produces the protein MTLPLDDFHRKSLLEVFRMPLAQSMLGRKSSITNAFVNAIIPIVNPSAEEIHEALTILEMTPETTRCAYCGDKQTEWDHLRPLVDKMRPTGFISEIANLVPSCSKCNQSKGNKYWKTWMCGSSKLSPRTRAIADVDSRIARLEAYERWRAPTKVDFQSLLGDEAWQHYWKMWENLNGALAEAQAVANEMRDAIRDRVKSSKNER, from the coding sequence ATGACTCTGCCGCTCGACGATTTCCACCGAAAGTCGCTGCTCGAAGTGTTTCGCATGCCGCTCGCGCAGTCGATGCTTGGCCGCAAGTCCAGCATCACTAACGCCTTCGTGAATGCAATAATTCCCATCGTGAATCCCTCGGCCGAAGAGATTCACGAGGCGCTCACCATTCTGGAAATGACGCCGGAAACAACTCGATGCGCATACTGTGGTGACAAACAAACCGAGTGGGATCATCTGCGACCGCTCGTCGACAAAATGAGGCCCACGGGATTCATTTCTGAGATTGCCAACCTTGTTCCGTCGTGCTCCAAGTGCAACCAGAGCAAAGGAAACAAGTATTGGAAAACATGGATGTGTGGTAGTTCTAAACTCTCACCGCGCACCAGAGCAATTGCTGATGTCGATTCGCGGATTGCTAGGCTCGAAGCATATGAACGTTGGCGAGCACCGACCAAGGTCGACTTCCAATCGTTGCTCGGAGATGAAGCCTGGCAGCACTACTGGAAGATGTGGGAAAATTTGAACGGCGCGCTGGCGGAGGCGCAAGCAGTCGCCAATGAAATGCGAGATGCCATTCGCGATCGCGTCAAGAGTTCGAAGAACGAGCGCTAG